A single genomic interval of Rhodothermus profundi harbors:
- a CDS encoding lasso peptide biosynthesis PqqD family chaperone — MERAVLTLETVVVASPEQVSSKLGDEVVILNLRNGVYYGLDPIGTRIWELIQEPRSVRQVCEVLLEEYEVTFEQCAEDVLALMRDLQAQGLIETRDDQGI; from the coding sequence ATGGAGCGTGCTGTGTTGACTCTTGAAACGGTGGTGGTTGCCTCTCCCGAGCAGGTCTCCTCGAAATTGGGTGATGAAGTGGTTATTCTGAACCTGCGCAATGGTGTCTACTACGGACTGGATCCTATCGGCACACGTATCTGGGAGTTAATTCAAGAACCGCGTTCAGTGCGTCAGGTATGCGAGGTGCTGCTTGAAGAATATGAGGTGACCTTCGAGCAGTGCGCTGAAGACGTCTTGGCCCTTATGCGCGATTTGCAGGCGCAAGGACTGATCGAAACGCGCGACGATCAGGGGATATAA
- a CDS encoding AMP-dependent synthetase/ligase: MAERIYTAPPATGIPVRGKTLPDVLYEALARYKNPAFLNQPVGPGRWEPISLHDFAEQAEALALGLHAVGLERGAHVAFYMESDAHFCLADMACLIGGLVDVPIYLTHAPEAIHYVIEHAEARALVVSNQELLGRMIPLLHDLPGVQAVVVADASGVKRDRVVGRPLYTFTQLIAEGRRRRAADPEAIARLRAQIQPGDLATIIYTSGTTGRPKGVMLSHENISFNALTAFSGIKNYRSGPDGEVALSFLPLTHVFARTLFYGYLYHATSVYFTTPDALREALQQVRPTAFATVPRALEKIYGALVERAATMPGMKGQIFRWALELARRYELGRKPRGLYRLQLAVADRLVYRKWREAMGGRIAFIIAGGAALSAELANIFGAAQIPILQGYGLTETSPVITYNRLELNRAGTVGVPIPGVEVKIAEDGEILTRGPHVMQGYYKDPERTREVIDEEGWFHTGDIGYFTEEGFLVITDRKKDLFKLSTGKYVMPQPLEQRLTADPLIDQALVVGPGYKFTAALIFPDEDALRRLAARLGLNANQPLETLVREPKILEAYQQIVDHANEGMDPWATIKRFLLVPEQLSIAGGTLTPTLKVRRSVLYKRYEAQIRALYEGTTTETETHAAKTFES; this comes from the coding sequence ATGGCCGAACGCATCTACACGGCACCACCAGCTACAGGCATACCGGTACGCGGCAAGACATTGCCGGACGTGCTTTACGAAGCGCTGGCGCGCTATAAAAATCCGGCTTTTCTCAATCAGCCAGTGGGACCGGGCCGCTGGGAGCCCATCTCGCTGCATGACTTTGCGGAGCAAGCAGAGGCGCTGGCGTTAGGGCTTCATGCTGTGGGGCTGGAGCGGGGTGCGCACGTAGCGTTCTACATGGAAAGTGATGCGCACTTCTGCCTGGCCGACATGGCCTGCCTGATCGGCGGTTTGGTTGACGTACCGATCTACCTGACGCATGCGCCAGAGGCCATCCATTACGTGATTGAGCACGCCGAGGCGCGGGCGCTTGTCGTTTCTAATCAGGAGCTGCTCGGCCGCATGATCCCGCTGTTGCATGATTTGCCCGGCGTGCAGGCCGTCGTGGTAGCCGATGCTTCTGGCGTAAAGAGGGACCGGGTTGTGGGACGACCGCTATATACATTTACGCAATTGATAGCGGAAGGGCGCCGTCGTCGCGCTGCCGATCCGGAAGCCATTGCGCGGCTGCGGGCTCAAATTCAGCCCGGTGACCTGGCCACGATCATTTATACGAGTGGCACGACGGGACGCCCCAAGGGCGTAATGCTTTCCCATGAAAACATTTCGTTCAATGCGCTGACAGCCTTTAGCGGTATCAAAAACTACCGCTCCGGGCCAGACGGCGAAGTAGCGCTATCCTTTCTGCCACTGACGCACGTTTTTGCACGGACGCTTTTTTACGGCTACCTGTACCACGCCACCAGCGTCTATTTTACAACGCCTGATGCGTTGCGAGAGGCGCTGCAGCAGGTCCGACCGACTGCCTTTGCCACGGTGCCCCGCGCCCTTGAGAAGATCTACGGGGCGCTGGTCGAGCGGGCAGCTACAATGCCGGGGATGAAGGGGCAGATTTTTCGGTGGGCTTTAGAGCTGGCCCGGCGCTACGAGCTGGGGCGCAAGCCGCGGGGGCTCTACCGGTTGCAGCTAGCAGTAGCCGACCGGCTGGTCTATCGCAAGTGGCGCGAGGCGATGGGGGGGCGGATAGCCTTCATTATCGCAGGGGGCGCGGCCCTTTCGGCTGAACTGGCCAATATTTTCGGGGCTGCCCAGATCCCGATTCTGCAAGGCTATGGATTGACCGAGACAAGCCCGGTTATCACGTATAACCGGCTTGAGCTAAATCGGGCGGGTACGGTGGGAGTCCCTATCCCCGGGGTGGAGGTAAAGATCGCGGAAGACGGCGAGATTCTCACGCGCGGCCCGCATGTTATGCAGGGCTACTACAAAGATCCAGAGCGCACGCGGGAGGTCATCGATGAGGAGGGATGGTTCCACACAGGCGATATCGGCTATTTCACCGAAGAAGGCTTTCTGGTCATTACGGATCGCAAGAAGGATCTGTTCAAGCTGTCGACGGGCAAATATGTGATGCCGCAGCCGTTAGAGCAGCGGCTGACGGCCGATCCGCTTATTGATCAGGCGCTTGTGGTGGGACCAGGATACAAGTTTACGGCCGCGCTCATTTTTCCCGATGAAGACGCGCTGCGGCGGTTAGCCGCCCGCTTGGGGCTCAACGCGAACCAGCCGCTCGAGACATTGGTGCGCGAGCCCAAAATTCTGGAGGCCTACCAGCAGATTGTGGATCATGCCAACGAGGGCATGGATCCCTGGGCTACCATCAAACGCTTTCTGCTGGTGCCGGAGCAGCTCTCTATTGCGGGAGGGACGTTGACGCCTACCCTCAAAGTGCGCCGTTCGGTGCTTTACAAGCGCTATGAGGCCCAGATCCGGGCGCTTTATGAAGGCACGACGACTGAGACTGAAACGCATGCAGCGAAAACCTTCGAATCCTGA
- a CDS encoding DUF4097 family beta strand repeat-containing protein has product MRMYRLSWLLVGSLLLGSVPVQADGLVEITDVVKRAFKVAPGGYLELKMDRGHLEITTTRESAIYVEVIRTLQTERREEAKRLLEEHQLTFKQEGETVYIKSQLFEADSWHFWKRKRSRIRVEMRIRVPQQFNVTFSTGAGNVEIRGLAGRIEGETGAGNVRLRNLQGTVQISTGAGNVEVTELMGHLEAETGAGNITVKGLQGSAEVETGAGNITAEFVAPPEADSRFESGAGNVTVFVPANAGFELDASTGIGSVSTDFKVRVDRDWMSAEARGTINGGGPTLRLEAGLGNVSIRWL; this is encoded by the coding sequence ATGAGAATGTATCGGTTAAGCTGGTTGCTGGTGGGAAGCCTGCTGTTAGGGAGCGTGCCTGTCCAGGCCGATGGACTGGTAGAGATCACGGACGTGGTGAAGCGCGCCTTTAAGGTTGCCCCGGGGGGATATCTGGAGCTGAAGATGGATCGAGGACATCTGGAGATCACAACCACCAGGGAATCAGCCATTTATGTAGAGGTGATCCGGACGTTGCAGACCGAGCGTCGGGAAGAGGCTAAACGGCTGCTGGAGGAGCATCAGCTCACGTTTAAGCAAGAGGGCGAGACAGTCTACATCAAGTCACAACTTTTCGAAGCAGATAGCTGGCATTTCTGGAAACGCAAGCGCTCGCGCATCCGCGTGGAAATGCGCATTCGGGTTCCTCAGCAGTTCAACGTAACGTTTTCAACCGGAGCAGGCAACGTAGAAATTAGGGGATTGGCGGGCAGAATTGAAGGCGAAACCGGGGCCGGGAATGTCCGGCTGCGCAACCTGCAGGGGACGGTCCAGATTAGCACCGGGGCCGGTAATGTAGAGGTCACAGAACTGATGGGACATTTAGAGGCCGAAACGGGAGCGGGCAACATCACGGTAAAAGGATTGCAGGGAAGCGCCGAGGTAGAGACCGGAGCGGGCAATATTACGGCAGAATTTGTGGCACCGCCCGAAGCAGACAGTCGCTTCGAGTCTGGTGCTGGCAACGTAACCGTTTTTGTCCCGGCAAATGCCGGCTTTGAATTAGACGCATCTACAGGAATTGGGTCAGTCAGCACCGACTTCAAGGTACGCGTTGATCGCGACTGGATGAGCGCCGAGGCGCGGGGCACCATCAATGGAGGAGGACCTACGCTGCGCCTGGAGGCGGGTCTGGGAAACGTCTCCATCCGCTGGCTATAA
- a CDS encoding T9SS type A sorting domain-containing protein, whose amino-acid sequence MGWKWIRWTLTFSFFFAPSLKAQQFFTDCVRDTDNNATLTVPLDTPPLLNGKPISPGSELAAYTPEGICAGVAVWDGQQPLVLTLWGDDPLITPETKEGFAPGDTILLHLWERSLGEHVGPDNGRFEVRYASGNVFLDSGRYQPNALYKVARLVIVPERATSVDPVTEQRPAITRLRAAYPNPFQAHTTLQVELSEATRARLVVYNLMGQEVAHLLDALLPPGVYQYVWRPEGLPAGLYVVRLEAGPHRYQQVVVYIP is encoded by the coding sequence ATGGGCTGGAAGTGGATACGCTGGACGCTGACGTTTTCGTTTTTCTTTGCGCCTTCCCTCAAAGCCCAGCAGTTTTTCACCGACTGCGTCAGGGACACCGATAACAACGCTACCTTGACGGTACCGCTTGACACGCCGCCCCTGCTTAATGGCAAGCCTATCTCGCCGGGTAGTGAACTAGCTGCTTATACGCCCGAGGGTATCTGTGCAGGGGTGGCTGTATGGGATGGACAGCAGCCGCTGGTGCTGACGCTCTGGGGCGACGACCCGCTGATCACTCCCGAAACGAAGGAAGGCTTTGCGCCGGGAGATACCATTCTGCTTCATTTATGGGAGCGGAGTCTGGGGGAGCACGTCGGTCCTGACAATGGTCGATTTGAGGTGCGCTACGCTTCGGGCAATGTGTTCCTGGACAGTGGGCGTTATCAACCCAATGCCCTGTACAAAGTAGCCCGTCTGGTAATCGTGCCAGAGCGTGCCACCTCCGTAGATCCTGTAACCGAACAACGGCCAGCAATTACGCGGCTACGTGCCGCCTATCCCAATCCCTTCCAAGCGCACACCACGCTCCAGGTCGAATTGTCGGAAGCCACGCGCGCTCGACTGGTGGTATACAACCTGATGGGGCAGGAAGTGGCTCATTTGCTTGACGCGTTGTTACCGCCCGGTGTTTATCAGTACGTCTGGCGACCTGAAGGCTTACCGGCCGGGCTGTATGTCGTTCGGTTGGAAGCAGGGCCTCACCGCTATCAGCAGGTTGTTGTTTATATCCCCTGA
- a CDS encoding TetR/AcrR family transcriptional regulator, translated as MTESGSDGTLRRRILDATRYLLVAEGYASLSMRKIAREIGCSPTAIYLYFQNKDALVHTLIDEGFGLLYEELREEAARHADPVVRLEALWRRYVAFGRRNPEYYEIMFMLHPERMERYPPEKYRRARRCLELSIQALEEGRRQGVFVVENPRVMASAAWAALHGAVALLLARRVDIRIDPEAFIDTTIRTLLRGVLAPDASLQPASK; from the coding sequence ATGACGGAGTCCGGATCGGATGGGACGCTGCGTCGGCGTATTTTAGATGCGACGCGCTATCTTCTGGTCGCGGAGGGCTACGCCAGCCTGTCTATGCGAAAGATTGCGCGAGAGATTGGTTGTAGCCCGACGGCGATCTACCTGTACTTTCAGAACAAAGACGCGCTGGTGCACACGTTGATTGATGAGGGGTTTGGATTGTTGTATGAAGAGTTGCGCGAGGAGGCAGCTCGCCACGCCGATCCGGTAGTCCGGCTGGAAGCGCTCTGGCGGCGTTATGTGGCTTTCGGACGCCGCAATCCTGAGTATTACGAAATCATGTTTATGCTGCATCCGGAGCGCATGGAGCGGTATCCTCCAGAGAAGTATCGCCGGGCCCGTCGTTGTTTAGAGCTTTCGATTCAGGCTCTGGAAGAAGGTCGCCGGCAGGGCGTGTTTGTGGTAGAAAACCCGCGCGTGATGGCCAGTGCTGCGTGGGCGGCTTTGCATGGTGCGGTGGCCTTGCTGCTGGCCCGACGCGTGGACATTCGGATCGATCCGGAGGCCTTTATCGACACAACCATTCGGACGCTGCTGCGCGGGGTGCTGGCGCCCGACGCATCATTGCAGCCAGCTTCAAAATAA